The following proteins come from a genomic window of Myroides odoratus DSM 2801:
- the mutL gene encoding DNA mismatch repair endonuclease MutL — protein sequence MSNIIRLLPDHVANQIAAGEVVQRPASVVKELIENAVDAEATEIKLVLKEAGKTLIQVIDNGKGMNETDARMAFERHATSKISKAEDLFALNTKGFRGEALASIAAIAHVDLKTCLHNSELGTHLVIEGSKVMAQEVAVTPPGTVFSVKNLFFNIPARRNFLKSDNVELRNIVDEFERITLVHPGISFTMIHNGSEVFNLPSSNLRQRIVNVFGTRTNEKLVPIEEITEIVTIRGFIGKPEFAKKSRGEQFFFVNDRFIRSGYLHHSVLAAYEGLLKDGTQPTYFIYLSVPPDSIDINIHPTKTEIKFDDEQALYSILRSSIKHSLGQFNVAPVLDFHRDEGLDVPYEFKDREAETPLIEIDTHYNPFSNELLNPEEEIFNPFKQTPANTTNGLPSDFVARGFNPFEESSFLRKEEEPEEPIAPDEEEEAEVFESKLTTAKSTIDFSSFKQEGRKADEAVFFASKSNKTEIKKSSATEVGAWQEVFEGLKGKGSDIDISGLTFEEEEVTGSLFDESTETTLASRTFQIQRKYIVSPIKSGMVVINQGRAHQRILYEKFIGNIAKSNAVSQQLLFPLTLYYAPYEVVLLKEIRHSLKQMGFDFEDMGEDHVILSGLPVNVAESEAQIVLDDLIMSFQEGIPETNYIQTERIAKTLAQSLAVKSGTILNETEQEDIVNSLFGCKEPNISPFMKPTFITMKVEDIERKFIL from the coding sequence ATGTCTAATATTATTCGATTATTACCAGATCACGTAGCCAATCAAATTGCCGCAGGAGAAGTGGTTCAACGACCAGCTTCTGTTGTGAAGGAATTGATAGAAAATGCGGTGGATGCTGAGGCAACGGAAATCAAGTTGGTGCTAAAAGAAGCAGGAAAAACGTTGATCCAGGTAATTGATAATGGAAAGGGAATGAATGAAACAGATGCTAGAATGGCTTTTGAACGCCATGCTACATCTAAAATATCCAAAGCAGAAGATTTATTCGCCTTAAATACAAAAGGATTTAGAGGAGAAGCCTTAGCTTCAATCGCTGCAATTGCACACGTTGATCTAAAAACGTGTTTACATAATAGCGAATTGGGAACCCACCTCGTGATTGAAGGATCGAAAGTAATGGCACAAGAAGTGGCAGTTACACCTCCAGGAACTGTGTTCTCAGTGAAAAATCTTTTCTTTAATATTCCCGCTCGTAGAAATTTCTTAAAGTCAGATAATGTTGAATTGCGCAATATTGTGGATGAATTTGAACGCATTACCTTGGTACATCCAGGTATTAGTTTTACCATGATTCACAATGGGAGTGAAGTATTCAACTTGCCGAGTTCAAACTTGCGTCAGCGCATTGTTAACGTATTCGGAACAAGAACCAACGAAAAGTTAGTTCCAATTGAAGAAATTACAGAAATTGTAACCATCCGCGGATTCATAGGGAAACCAGAGTTTGCTAAAAAAAGCCGTGGTGAACAATTCTTTTTTGTCAATGATCGCTTCATTCGAAGTGGTTATTTGCATCATTCTGTTTTAGCTGCTTATGAAGGATTGCTGAAGGATGGTACACAACCGACTTATTTTATTTATTTGTCTGTACCGCCAGATTCCATTGATATCAACATCCATCCAACAAAAACAGAAATTAAGTTTGATGATGAACAAGCGCTTTATAGTATTTTGCGCTCCTCAATTAAACACAGTTTAGGGCAGTTTAATGTAGCGCCAGTGCTCGACTTTCATCGAGATGAAGGGTTAGATGTTCCTTATGAATTTAAAGACAGAGAAGCAGAAACACCTTTAATCGAAATCGACACACATTATAATCCGTTTAGCAATGAATTGCTAAATCCTGAAGAGGAGATTTTTAATCCTTTTAAACAAACACCAGCAAATACGACGAATGGTTTGCCTTCGGATTTCGTGGCAAGGGGATTCAATCCCTTTGAAGAAAGTTCTTTTTTGCGAAAAGAGGAAGAACCAGAAGAACCGATAGCGCCAGATGAAGAGGAGGAAGCTGAGGTATTTGAAAGTAAATTGACCACGGCTAAATCAACGATTGACTTTTCTTCGTTTAAGCAAGAAGGAAGAAAAGCAGATGAAGCTGTTTTCTTTGCTAGCAAATCCAATAAAACAGAAATTAAAAAGTCTTCTGCAACAGAAGTAGGGGCTTGGCAAGAAGTTTTTGAGGGACTGAAAGGCAAAGGAAGTGATATTGATATTAGTGGCTTGACATTCGAAGAGGAAGAGGTAACGGGAAGTTTGTTTGACGAAAGTACAGAAACCACCTTGGCTTCTCGTACGTTTCAGATTCAACGAAAATATATTGTTAGCCCGATTAAATCCGGGATGGTGGTCATCAACCAAGGACGCGCACACCAGCGAATTCTCTATGAGAAATTCATCGGAAATATTGCTAAATCCAATGCCGTTTCTCAACAGCTATTATTTCCCTTAACGCTATATTATGCTCCATATGAAGTGGTCTTGTTGAAAGAAATTCGACATTCACTAAAACAAATGGGCTTTGATTTTGAAGATATGGGCGAGGATCATGTAATTTTATCGGGATTACCTGTAAATGTAGCTGAAAGTGAAGCGCAAATTGTGTTAGACGATTTGATTATGAGCTTCCAAGAAGGAATTCCTGAAACAAACTACATTCAAACGGAACGCATTGCTAAAACATTGGCACAAAGTTTGGCTGTAAAATCAGGAACAATTTTAAATGAAACAGAACAAGAAGATATTGTGAATTCTTTATTTGGTTGTAAAGAGCCCAACATCTCACCATTTATGAAACCTACTTTTATTACCATGAAAGTAGAAGATATTGAACGAAAATTTATACTGTAA
- the recF gene encoding DNA replication/repair protein RecF (All proteins in this family for which functions are known are DNA-binding proteins that assist the filamentation of RecA onto DNA for the initiation of recombination or recombinational repair.), which yields MYLKKIDLLNFKNIEDKSFEFNAKINCFIGLNGVGKTNILDAIYYIAYGRSYFNPIAVQNIKHGADFFVIDGLFEKNEQSEHILCSLKKGQKKILKRNNKNYERFSDHFGFIPLVIISPSDSDLIIEGSETRRKFLDSVISQMNSNYLQLLIQHQKLITQRNALLKSFVSNNYFDRDTLEIYNEQIETIAQPIYETRRDFLHEFIPIFNQYHQLITGNKDDVHLLYESQLEHHSMRELFDQNIQKDRALQYTSVGIHKDDLVFLLKGSPIKKFGSQGQQKSFLIALKLAQFDFLKKQHNIAPILLFDDIFDKLDELRVRQILELVNLDTFGQMFITDTHLDRTESLLNSINQDFKIFTIE from the coding sequence GTGTATTTAAAAAAAATAGATCTTCTCAATTTCAAAAATATTGAAGATAAATCTTTTGAATTTAACGCTAAAATCAACTGTTTTATTGGATTAAATGGCGTTGGCAAGACCAATATATTAGATGCAATCTATTATATCGCCTATGGCCGTAGTTATTTTAATCCTATTGCTGTTCAGAATATCAAGCATGGCGCTGATTTCTTTGTTATCGACGGTTTGTTTGAAAAAAATGAACAGAGTGAACACATTTTATGTAGCTTAAAAAAGGGGCAAAAAAAAATACTCAAACGCAACAATAAAAATTACGAGCGTTTTTCAGATCACTTTGGTTTTATTCCACTTGTGATTATCTCTCCTTCCGATAGTGATTTGATTATTGAAGGAAGTGAAACGAGACGCAAATTTTTAGATAGTGTTATTTCTCAAATGAACAGCAATTATTTACAATTGCTTATTCAACATCAAAAATTGATTACACAACGCAATGCTCTATTAAAGAGTTTTGTCAGCAACAATTACTTTGATCGAGATACACTGGAGATTTACAACGAGCAAATTGAAACGATTGCCCAACCGATTTACGAAACGCGTCGTGATTTTTTGCATGAGTTTATTCCTATTTTTAATCAATACCATCAATTGATTACAGGAAATAAAGATGATGTACATTTATTGTATGAATCACAATTAGAACATCATAGCATGCGAGAGCTTTTTGATCAAAACATTCAAAAAGATCGTGCGCTACAATATACATCCGTAGGGATTCACAAAGATGATCTCGTTTTTTTACTCAAGGGAAGTCCAATTAAAAAGTTCGGTTCACAAGGACAACAGAAATCTTTTTTAATTGCCCTGAAACTTGCTCAATTTGATTTTTTAAAGAAACAGCATAACATAGCGCCTATTTTGCTATTTGACGATATCTTTGACAAATTAGATGAACTACGAGTACGTCAAATTTTAGAGCTGGTTAACTTAGATACTTTTGGGCAAATGTTTATTACAGATACTCATTTAGATCGAACGGAATCGCTCTTAAATTCGATTAATCAAGATTTCAAAATCTTTACCATAGAATAA
- a CDS encoding rhomboid family intramembrane serine protease has translation MKGFEDLKRNIKLGDKVQLLIILNIVVFILLYGLSVVSSSVYHSVFPYVAFVAEGVASLGRFWTFISYSFVHATIWHLLLNMIMLFFVSNLFFTFFTTRQFLFVYLPGALGGSILYYISALFFAMGSGLVGASAAVMAPLIAVASFAPQMEVRLALLGRIKMIYIAGFIILIDLFQLSSSNVGGHLAHLGGALVGFGYIFLLKRGTDLAKPRKRTAKNKSTFKKVYVNKSVEKNVTKEETSQKEIDAILDKISRSGYESLSKEEKDFLFRQGNK, from the coding sequence ATGAAAGGATTTGAGGATTTAAAACGAAACATCAAATTAGGGGATAAGGTACAACTACTGATTATCCTCAATATTGTTGTCTTTATTTTGTTATACGGACTCTCTGTTGTTTCTTCAAGTGTGTACCACAGTGTGTTTCCGTATGTCGCTTTTGTAGCGGAGGGAGTCGCATCATTGGGGCGCTTTTGGACGTTTATTTCCTATTCTTTTGTACATGCTACGATTTGGCATCTACTCTTGAATATGATTATGCTGTTTTTTGTCAGCAATCTATTCTTTACGTTTTTTACCACTAGACAATTTTTATTTGTTTACCTACCAGGGGCGTTAGGAGGAAGTATCCTATACTACATTAGTGCTCTTTTCTTCGCTATGGGTTCTGGATTAGTCGGAGCTTCTGCTGCGGTTATGGCTCCACTTATTGCAGTGGCTAGTTTTGCTCCGCAGATGGAAGTGCGTTTAGCACTACTAGGGCGTATAAAAATGATTTATATAGCGGGGTTTATTATCCTTATTGATTTGTTTCAACTGTCTTCTAGTAACGTTGGAGGGCATTTAGCCCATCTTGGTGGTGCTTTAGTCGGCTTTGGTTATATCTTCTTGCTGAAAAGAGGAACAGATCTAGCTAAACCAAGGAAGCGAACAGCAAAAAATAAATCGACGTTTAAGAAGGTTTATGTCAATAAATCAGTAGAGAAAAACGTTACTAAGGAAGAGACCTCACAAAAGGAAATTGATGCCATTTTGGATAAGATCAGTAGGTCGGGATATGAAAGTTTGAGTAAAGAAGAAAAGGATTTTCTTTTTCGTCAAGGAAATAAATAA
- a CDS encoding MFS transporter — MSLLSRSVHPIYNLQFMLVCLSSLLFSASFNMLIPELPDYLSSLGGAEYKGLIIGLFTITAGISRPFSGKLTDKIGRVPIMAIGSIVCFVCSLLYPILTTVSGFLFLRLLHGFSTGFKPTATAAYVADIVPKERWGEALGLHGICFSTGMAIGPAIGSTIKIYTSMNFLFYTSALFALLSILILLNMKETLKVKEKFSFSLFKISRKDLFDFNVLPAALVTFLSYIAYGVILTLIPDWTGHLGLENKGIFFMIFTISSLLVRFFAGKVSDQYGRVLIINIGLVLLLISLLIIAFFQTVNGLYLGAFMYGIALGILSPALNAWTIDFSTPDQRGRAVSTMYIALEAGIGGGAFAAGWYYKDHLEHIPTIMYISSAIIMLSLCYMFSRKFKTN; from the coding sequence ATGTCTTTACTCTCCCGTTCCGTACACCCCATATACAACCTACAATTCATGTTGGTTTGTTTAAGTTCTTTGTTATTTTCTGCTAGTTTTAATATGTTAATCCCTGAATTACCGGATTATTTATCAAGTTTAGGTGGAGCAGAATACAAAGGTTTAATCATTGGTTTGTTTACGATTACAGCGGGAATTTCAAGGCCTTTTAGCGGAAAATTGACGGATAAAATTGGTCGAGTACCCATTATGGCTATTGGATCCATTGTTTGTTTTGTCTGTAGCTTGCTTTATCCTATTTTAACTACCGTTTCTGGTTTCTTGTTTTTGCGATTGCTACACGGTTTTTCAACGGGATTTAAACCCACAGCCACTGCAGCATATGTAGCTGATATCGTTCCAAAAGAACGCTGGGGTGAAGCTTTGGGATTACACGGCATTTGCTTCAGTACAGGTATGGCCATTGGTCCTGCAATTGGAAGTACCATCAAGATTTATACTTCGATGAACTTCTTGTTTTATACTTCTGCTTTATTTGCGCTCTTGTCTATCCTCATCTTACTCAACATGAAGGAGACATTAAAGGTTAAAGAAAAATTTTCTTTTTCACTCTTTAAAATTTCCCGTAAAGATTTATTTGATTTCAATGTTTTACCAGCTGCTTTAGTGACCTTTCTATCCTATATTGCTTATGGGGTAATCCTGACTTTAATTCCAGATTGGACGGGGCACTTAGGATTGGAAAACAAGGGAATCTTCTTTATGATTTTCACGATATCCTCCCTCTTGGTACGCTTCTTTGCAGGGAAGGTATCTGATCAATATGGGCGTGTACTCATCATTAATATCGGATTGGTTTTATTGCTTATTTCACTCCTCATCATTGCTTTCTTCCAAACTGTTAATGGTTTGTATTTAGGGGCTTTTATGTATGGTATTGCCTTGGGAATTTTATCTCCAGCTTTAAATGCTTGGACGATTGATTTCAGTACACCTGATCAAAGAGGAAGAGCTGTTTCCACCATGTATATTGCCTTAGAAGCGGGAATCGGTGGTGGTGCCTTTGCTGCAGGTTGGTACTACAAAGATCATCTTGAACACATCCCAACTATTATGTATATCAGTTCAGCTATTATTATGCTGAGTTTATGCTATATGTTTTCTAGAAAATTCAAAACAAATTAA
- a CDS encoding AraC family transcriptional regulator: MAYLNKEQQLNLLQIDQEVIGLASDLVQHDSGFHQHPEHAQILYAPSGCMTLLTRNRQVILPPQKLLFIPAGLEHRVTFRNVVAYRSIYLDMRKLKLEHMDLQVRVVSPLLAEVIERICWWEWEGEPTAKQQHILRVFWDELEEAKEESYALEIPTDYRLQSFMTSFMLEKKVPPFLHEFAQYVGASEKTITRIFKRETNMTYQAWRQQWRVYRAIELLAENTSISEVSHQLEFSSDSAFIEFFKNHTGTTPAKYFL; this comes from the coding sequence ATGGCGTATTTGAATAAAGAACAACAGCTGAATTTACTGCAAATTGACCAAGAAGTAATTGGGTTAGCTTCGGATTTAGTTCAACATGATTCGGGATTCCACCAGCATCCGGAACATGCGCAAATTCTCTACGCTCCGAGTGGTTGCATGACCTTATTGACACGTAATCGCCAAGTTATTTTGCCTCCTCAAAAACTGCTTTTTATTCCCGCAGGACTAGAACATCGGGTTACCTTTCGCAATGTTGTCGCTTATCGCTCAATTTACTTGGATATGCGCAAGCTTAAACTGGAGCATATGGACTTACAAGTACGAGTGGTATCTCCATTATTAGCGGAGGTGATTGAACGTATTTGCTGGTGGGAGTGGGAGGGTGAACCGACAGCAAAACAACAACATATTTTGCGTGTGTTTTGGGATGAATTGGAAGAAGCAAAAGAAGAATCGTATGCATTGGAAATTCCTACGGATTATCGTTTGCAATCGTTCATGACATCTTTTATGTTAGAAAAAAAAGTACCTCCTTTTTTACATGAATTTGCACAGTATGTAGGAGCGAGTGAAAAGACCATCACGCGTATATTCAAGCGAGAAACCAATATGACTTACCAAGCTTGGCGTCAGCAGTGGCGTGTTTATCGTGCCATAGAACTCCTCGCAGAAAATACTAGTATATCAGAAGTTAGCCACCAATTGGAATTTTCTTCCGATAGCGCTTTTATTGAGTTCTTTAAAAATCATACGGGAACAACACCAGCGAAGTATTTTTTGTAG
- a CDS encoding endonuclease/exonuclease/phosphatase family protein — MKKLSWFNKVIFFFNVLVAIGTLLGYVLPFLAPKLFPLLSVFTLILPSLLLLNFFFLLYWAIQVKKQVALSVVILLLGFTFITKFYKITGKEEATEPEDIVLMTYNVRLFNLFKWIPDEFVPQKIKEFVDLQDPDILCLQEYSKSAGLNFKQYPYKYVVSHGDKIKTGQAIYSKHRIIDKGEINLPNSNNNVIFADVLIQADTLRVYSIHLQSVSISPDIHEKLDEEKSKRIFKRIASAFKEQQMQSELIQSHMKDATHRKVICGDMNNSAFSYVYSNIKGELKDAFIEAGSGFGKSYDFPYYPMRIDYVFVDPSIQVKSFKTYSDFKNSDHFPIVTRLALDER, encoded by the coding sequence ATGAAGAAACTATCTTGGTTTAATAAAGTTATATTTTTCTTTAATGTTCTCGTTGCAATAGGAACATTATTGGGCTATGTATTGCCTTTTTTAGCACCCAAGTTGTTTCCACTGTTATCTGTTTTTACGCTGATTCTCCCTTCTCTTTTATTGCTGAATTTCTTCTTCTTACTGTATTGGGCCATTCAAGTAAAAAAACAGGTGGCATTATCTGTGGTGATTCTATTACTCGGCTTTACTTTTATTACGAAGTTCTATAAAATAACAGGAAAAGAAGAAGCTACGGAGCCAGAAGATATTGTATTGATGACGTATAACGTTCGTCTGTTTAATTTGTTTAAGTGGATTCCCGATGAATTTGTTCCTCAGAAAATTAAGGAATTTGTCGATCTACAAGACCCTGATATTTTGTGTTTGCAAGAGTATTCTAAAAGTGCTGGATTGAACTTTAAGCAATATCCTTATAAATATGTGGTTTCTCACGGAGATAAGATTAAAACAGGACAAGCCATTTATTCTAAACATCGAATCATCGATAAAGGAGAAATTAATCTCCCTAATTCAAATAACAATGTCATTTTTGCGGATGTATTAATACAAGCTGATACACTGCGCGTTTATAGCATTCACTTGCAATCGGTGAGTATCAGTCCCGATATTCACGAAAAGTTAGATGAGGAAAAATCAAAACGCATTTTCAAACGCATAGCTAGCGCTTTTAAGGAGCAACAAATGCAGTCTGAATTGATTCAGTCGCACATGAAAGACGCCACGCACCGCAAGGTAATTTGCGGTGACATGAACAATAGCGCCTTTTCGTATGTATATAGCAATATTAAAGGGGAACTAAAAGATGCCTTCATTGAGGCAGGCAGTGGATTCGGAAAAAGCTATGATTTCCCGTATTATCCAATGCGTATCGATTACGTCTTTGTGGACCCAAGCATTCAAGTGAAGTCCTTTAAAACCTATAGCGATTTTAAAAATTCCGATCACTTTCCCATTGTTACGCGTTTAGCTTTAGACGAACGATAA
- a CDS encoding multidrug effflux MFS transporter produces MKTKVQLSFMVLLMMFPQFVETIYSPALPHIAQSYQVTDTQALLTISTYFIAFALGVIWWGIQSDYIGRRKAMIWGLTTYMVASLLALLAPTFELVLAARILAAFGIAVGSVITQTMMRDVYTGVELSKVFSIMGIALSISPVIGLLLGGITVSTFGHVGVFALLAILALFLVVKAYFQLPETKQTQDKITGQAVIQLAKQMYTDPRIWRYALLVMSYNVLLFSYYSFAPFIFESNGYDASVYGYSGIVLALGSFAGSYFNKVCISKGVSSNRLILASAVLALVSALSVCLLLHSMWFLLPVLLVVAAFGIAIPNILSQALISYKTAIGSAGALFGLLYYILIGLGLYSSSLLHHFGWVLVLFSSIAFILALTLPKQRQ; encoded by the coding sequence ATGAAAACAAAAGTACAATTGAGCTTTATGGTGCTCTTAATGATGTTTCCGCAATTTGTTGAAACCATTTATAGTCCAGCGTTACCTCATATTGCTCAATCTTATCAAGTAACCGATACACAAGCATTGCTTACCATCAGCACTTATTTTATTGCTTTTGCACTAGGTGTAATTTGGTGGGGGATTCAAAGTGATTATATCGGAAGAAGAAAAGCGATGATTTGGGGCTTAACCACCTATATGGTAGCTTCTTTACTCGCTTTATTGGCTCCAACTTTCGAATTGGTATTGGCCGCACGTATTCTCGCTGCCTTTGGTATTGCTGTAGGATCTGTGATTACCCAAACCATGATGCGCGATGTATATACAGGCGTAGAACTGAGCAAGGTATTTTCTATCATGGGTATTGCGTTATCCATCAGTCCGGTTATTGGATTATTATTAGGTGGAATAACCGTTTCTACATTTGGACATGTTGGCGTTTTTGCTCTCCTTGCTATACTCGCCTTATTTTTGGTTGTTAAAGCTTATTTTCAACTACCAGAAACAAAACAAACCCAAGATAAAATTACGGGGCAAGCTGTTATTCAACTCGCCAAACAAATGTACACAGATCCACGTATTTGGCGTTACGCTTTGTTGGTGATGAGTTACAATGTCTTACTCTTTAGCTACTATTCGTTTGCTCCATTTATCTTTGAGTCTAATGGATACGATGCTTCCGTTTATGGCTATAGTGGTATTGTGTTAGCCTTAGGATCGTTTGCGGGAAGTTACTTTAATAAGGTTTGCATCAGCAAAGGTGTTTCTAGCAATAGGCTTATCCTTGCATCAGCTGTATTAGCATTAGTTAGTGCACTATCTGTTTGCCTCTTACTGCATTCGATGTGGTTTTTACTTCCTGTTTTATTGGTTGTAGCTGCATTTGGTATCGCTATTCCCAACATTTTAAGTCAAGCTTTGATATCCTACAAAACCGCTATTGGATCCGCAGGAGCTTTATTCGGGTTGTTGTATTATATCTTGATTGGTTTGGGGCTATACAGCAGTAGTTTACTTCATCACTTTGGATGGGTATTGGTTTTATTTTCGAGTATTGCCTTTATTCTAGCCTTGACTTTACCCAAACAACGTCAATAG
- a CDS encoding tetratricopeptide repeat protein, protein MATYNKRGYKAPKPEDETVDNEFDQYGSVDTSKSTTAEVFNSLDQGANKMEGWVARNQKAIFGIVGAIALVTIGYVGYNKFVVEPKNEEAANEMFQAQSYYNDAFTNEAERQNLLNLALNGGEGKLGFLGIIDNYKGTASANLAHYYAGTTYLNQGDFKKAIEQLEQYKLGSEAVIGASALGAIGDAFSELGQHADAFEYYKKAADHNKNSFTTPRFLYKAGLAALEDGKKAEALKMFNEVKNNYSTATEATLVESLIGLAQ, encoded by the coding sequence ATGGCAACTTATAATAAAAGAGGTTATAAAGCTCCAAAACCGGAAGACGAAACGGTAGATAACGAATTTGATCAGTATGGTTCAGTTGATACTTCTAAGAGTACTACGGCAGAGGTATTTAATTCCTTAGATCAAGGAGCAAATAAAATGGAAGGTTGGGTAGCGAGAAATCAAAAAGCAATTTTTGGTATCGTTGGAGCCATTGCTTTAGTGACTATTGGTTATGTTGGATATAATAAGTTTGTAGTTGAGCCTAAAAACGAAGAAGCAGCGAATGAGATGTTTCAGGCACAATCTTACTACAATGACGCTTTTACTAACGAGGCTGAAAGACAAAATTTATTGAACTTAGCCTTGAATGGTGGAGAAGGTAAATTAGGATTTTTAGGTATTATCGATAACTATAAAGGTACTGCATCTGCTAATTTAGCACATTATTATGCAGGAACAACTTACCTAAATCAAGGAGACTTTAAAAAAGCAATTGAGCAATTAGAACAATATAAATTAGGATCAGAAGCGGTTATTGGTGCTTCAGCATTGGGTGCTATTGGAGATGCTTTCTCTGAATTAGGACAACATGCAGATGCATTTGAATACTATAAAAAAGCAGCTGATCACAATAAAAATAGCTTTACTACACCTAGATTCTTATATAAAGCTGGACTTGCAGCTTTAGAAGATGGAAAAAAAGCAGAAGCTTTAAAAATGTTTAACGAGGTTAAGAATAACTATTCAACGGCTACAGAAGCAACGTTGGTAGAGTCTTTAATCGGTCTTGCTCAATAA
- a CDS encoding rhomboid family intramembrane serine protease — translation MRISEGVKQLLIINILFFIGSMFVPATYDYLAMYYFDNAKFQVWQPLTYMFMHGGIMHIFFNMFALFSFGSTLEMIFGTKRLYVLFLISGLGAALLHMGVNYYSVSNGVSQLVAAGFPESEVYNLLKSGMYDRRWESHLSSADFGAMISAFNTPVVGASGAVYGFLVAFAYMFPNAELMMMFIPVPIKAKYFVPGILAIDLIGGLTGGFSIFGGGTGIAHFAHVGGALTGFLLVRYWKQNQFKQNRWDL, via the coding sequence ATGAGAATATCAGAAGGAGTAAAACAGTTATTGATTATAAATATCCTATTTTTTATAGGGAGCATGTTCGTTCCTGCTACCTATGATTATTTAGCGATGTATTATTTTGACAACGCCAAGTTTCAAGTTTGGCAACCGCTGACGTATATGTTTATGCATGGTGGAATCATGCACATCTTTTTCAATATGTTCGCGTTATTCTCATTTGGATCAACCCTAGAAATGATTTTTGGAACGAAAAGACTGTATGTCTTGTTCCTGATTTCAGGACTAGGTGCCGCTTTGCTACACATGGGAGTGAATTATTATTCCGTATCAAATGGCGTTAGTCAATTGGTTGCAGCAGGTTTCCCAGAATCTGAAGTCTATAACCTATTGAAAAGCGGTATGTATGATAGACGCTGGGAATCTCACCTTAGTTCGGCTGATTTTGGCGCAATGATTTCTGCCTTTAATACTCCTGTAGTAGGAGCTTCTGGAGCAGTGTATGGATTCTTAGTAGCCTTTGCTTATATGTTCCCTAATGCAGAATTGATGATGATGTTTATTCCCGTACCAATCAAAGCGAAATACTTTGTACCTGGAATCTTAGCGATTGACTTAATCGGTGGATTAACTGGTGGATTCAGTATTTTTGGTGGTGGAACAGGAATTGCACACTTCGCTCACGTAGGAGGTGCTTTAACAGGCTTCTTATTGGTGAGGTATTGGAAACAAAATCAGTTTAAACAAAACCGTTGGGATTTGTAA
- the ribH gene encoding 6,7-dimethyl-8-ribityllumazine synthase has translation MATANKNLSAYDKTTLPSATNMKVGIVVSNWNDTITEGLFDGAKRTLLDCGLQEEGLIRWDVPGSFELVFGAKRMIERFEDLDAVIVIGCVIKGETMHFEFVCEGVTHGIKDLNLIADIPVIFCVLTDNTIEQSLARSGGDMGNKGVEAAVTALKMIALNNL, from the coding sequence ATGGCAACAGCGAATAAAAACTTATCGGCTTACGATAAAACAACATTACCTTCGGCAACAAATATGAAAGTGGGAATCGTCGTTTCAAATTGGAATGATACGATTACAGAAGGATTATTTGACGGTGCCAAAAGAACACTTTTAGATTGTGGTTTACAAGAAGAAGGGTTAATCCGTTGGGATGTACCAGGAAGCTTTGAATTAGTTTTCGGTGCAAAACGAATGATTGAACGCTTTGAAGACTTAGATGCAGTTATTGTAATTGGCTGTGTAATCAAAGGAGAAACCATGCACTTTGAATTTGTTTGTGAAGGTGTTACACACGGAATTAAAGATTTAAATTTAATAGCAGATATTCCTGTCATTTTTTGTGTACTTACAGATAACACAATAGAACAGTCACTCGCTCGAAGTGGTGGTGATATGGGGAATAAAGGGGTTGAGGCCGCGGTCACTGCCTTGAAAATGATTGCTTTAAATAATCTATAA